CGCTTTCTTACGCCGATGCCCGGCCACCATCTCATAGCCGCCGTCCGTCTTCGGACGCACCAAGCCAGGAACCAATACACCGTACTGTTTCACGCTGTCTGCCATCTCTAGCATCGCTTCATCTGCCCGCACCTTAAACGGATGACCGGGAAAATCGCTGATTTCCGCCAGCAGAATATCCATTACTTTCTCCCGTTGCTCGTCCGCGCGACTTTCCTCGGTAGAGAACAAATCATCGACTGTGGTCAGCTTGATGTGGGCGCGCATGTCGTCTTTCGCTGCCAATGCCCTGCACCTCCTTCGTCAATGCGGCATACGCTTTTGCTGCTTGACCGCTCGGGTCATGTACGTAGATGCTTCGTCCTTTGGCGCTCGTCTCCGCCGCGCGGACAGAGAGCGGGATTTCTGTGACAAACACGCGCAACTTGTCGCTGTAATCGCGCCGGAGGACAAAGGAAATATCTTTGGCGAACCTCGTCCGACTGTCTACCATCGTGAGCAGTACGCCATCCACCACCAATTTCGGGTTGATCTGTCGCCGCACTCTGGCAATCGTCTGAAGCAGTTGCGTCAT
This sequence is a window from Ferviditalea candida. Protein-coding genes within it:
- a CDS encoding ParA family protein, with the translated sequence ANPDRHTDVGDENKKPPSLAVPNSLSIKVADDSMPSLGMLTINALASADSVIIPVQAHYLPAKGMTQLLQTIARVRRQINPKLVVDGVLLTMVDSRTRFAKDISFVLRRDYSDKLRVFVTEIPLSVRAAETSAKGRSIYVHDPSGQAAKAYAALTKEVQGIGSERRHARPHQADHSR